The Dreissena polymorpha isolate Duluth1 chromosome 2, UMN_Dpol_1.0, whole genome shotgun sequence nucleotide sequence AATAAAGGAACCCAAACATACCAGTAACATATTTTACAATCACATAATACATTTTGAAGGTTAAGTTGTGAGCACATGTATTACACTTTTTAAAGGGTCTTTCAAGGGATCCCCAATAATGAAGTTGGAATACCAGAAAACAATACAGCTTTATATTGCCATTAAGCTTAAAAAGGTATAAATATTCCTCCTAGTGATCAATAGAAACTGtaaaatgaaatgtttgtaaatcTACACTAGCATTTGGCATGTTTTGTCTTgagacatattttgtttaatagcATCATAACACAAAAAGTACACTCTTGTAGTGttcttaaaaaatcattttaataaaaacatattttttaaaatataaaatacaccatTAATACAGTTGtacatttttatcaattttttaataaagagcatACCCTGTACAAGTCAATGCCCTCAATTGTAGCTACTATATCTGGATGCTCTACACATTCATGTATCTCTGGACATTTTTGTTGggattattaaaaataaaatattcaagttTCAAGTTCAATAACTGACTGTGACTTGCTTGACACACTTCATAACAGAACCTGTGCAAACAAAATGCATGCAGTAATAAGGGCCAGCCAACCTAACCCATCACAGCAAATACACATGTGTGCAGCCAGCTTTACCTTTTGTTCCACCTTCTCATCTGCTGAGCTCTAAACATGCATGTACATACTGTTCAATGAGATTGTCAATCAGGTTACAGTTGTCATAAATACAGTAAGTTTGTAATAATATTTCTTATGGGTGTAGCTGTCTACTtgatattagaacatgttaaagtatagaatTTAAGTTGTCATTACAGCAGTGCAATAGGCAAAATAGAAAATAGCTATTGACCAGAAATACATGTATCTTAAAAGAagatattttgcaataataatcATGCACACATGGATCAGGTAAATAATTATTGAagtgttttaaacaaatacatgaaaatcATCTGATACctattttgaaagattttttaattatttttaatactaTATATAACATGTAAAATAGCTTTATCTTCAAACAGGTCTGTACAAgttaatgaatatttaaaaaatgatacacATGTTTGCTGGTTACCCCTtctgttgacttttttcttatttttttcacACAGTATTTCTGTGTTTTATCAATATATCCATAATCAAAGGTATCTTAAAATGATCATATGTCACCAAAAACGTCCCAACACCCCGCAATTGATATGGGTGTGAAGCAGCTAAGAACTGAAAGAAGTTGTATTCATCTCATCGATATAATCCTTTAACGAACACAAACCAACATCAAGGCGGAATAcctatttaaaatgaaatttcttgTAAGTGGATAAGTGCTGATATGGCTTTATTTTATAAACAGAGCGGGACCCCTTTAACATTACAATAAATCAGTAATTACAAAATATAAGAATAGCATCACTGCCATCTTTTTTTTCATGTGAGTTGTGTCAAATCATTTGAATCCAGCACAGCTTAAGAAGAGCCTGCAAGTccatgcagtctggtcaggagttacTGAGTCTATAGAGACAATGAAAACTTGCGTGACTTTATACCCCACATGGTAACTCCTAGCCTGACTGTGTATgacttaagacccattttcgcatgatgtggCTCATATACCCTTAAATTATCAACACAGAACTGTTCAACTAAATCCTTGACTAACTGGTAGCTACCAAGCAATTTAGATTCACAAACAAAAAGCATTATCACTGTTCAATTTCAACATGCACTTTTACCGCAGCACAAACAATACATATCACCAAAAACAATACTCATAACATATAATTCATCCTtttgtaattgtttaattatttggaaatatattaacaattaaatttgaGAATTTTCACAGTCCTGGTGGAGTGGGCGTACCTTAGGTGTGATAGCCAGTTTGTTGCCCAGTTTGAGTAGCTGTCCCAGGATGTCTATGATGATTCTGTCTGCCCCCTCGGAGGACTCATAGGCCTCCATGCGTGCAGCCTGGATGTCCAGCTGCCTGAAGTCCCAGCCTTGGTACAGACGTGTGGGAACGTGCACCAGTTAAGGAAATACTGGGAAAGGATTTTGGAGGCAAAAAGTGATGTTTGCCTTAAATAGCAGAAATATATTGCTTATTTAATGATATATTCATACAAAATTGTGTCTATGGAAAATAGAGTACAGAACCCaattattgatattaaatttttaaaaagtaaaaaagaatAAACACAGGCTATTATCAACAATTAATTTAGTCAGAACCTGAAAAAGTTTCTATGAGTTGTAAAGGgtgcaatattttataattcatcTTTAAATTGATAGAAATGCTTCTGAAAGGATATATCATGTGAAATGACAAGTATTTTTGCCCCTGCCAGGAATCCCTCACTGGATCGCTGGAAGTTGACAATGTCTCTCATCACCTGTGTTACCATGTCAGAAGAGCACTGAAACATAACAGCATTAATGGGGACCAGCTCAgcagtttgcttgaaaaaaatccCCCATACACGGTTGCATGACAATTAAAGAGCCAGAATATGatatttgatatgtttttaatgaaaacactGTCAGCCATACTAGTTGTACAATGTGTTAGAGATAGACAAATGAAACTAATTATGTGTGTTCCTACCTCTAGAAAATGTACATGTGTTAGAGATAGACAAATGCCATTAATGATGTGTGTCCCTACCTCCAGTCCATGTACAATGTGTTAAAGATAGACAAATGAAACTAATGATGTGTGCTCCCTACCTCTAGTACACGCACATTGTGTGAGAGATAGACAAATGAAACTAATGTTGTGTGTCCCTACCTCTACTAAATGTACAATGTGTTAGAGATAGACAAATGACATTTATGATGTGTGTCCCTACCTCTAGTACATGTTCAATGTGTAAGAGATAGACAAATGAAACTAATGATGTGTGCTTTCTACCTTAAGTACATTTACAATATGTTAGAGATAGACAAATGAAACTAATGATGTGTTTTCCCTACCtctaatacatgtacaatgtgttTGAGATAGACAAATGATATTAATGATATGTGTCCCTACCTCTATTACATGTACAATGTGTGTCCCTacctttaatacatgtaaaatatgttaGAGATAGACAATTGATATTAATGATATGTGTCCCTACCTCTAATACATATACATGATACGTGTCCCTACCTCTAGTACATGTACAATGTGTTTGATATAGACAAATGATATTAATTATGTGTGTCCCTACCTCTAGTACATGAACAATGTGTTAGAGATAGACAAATGATATTAATGATGTGTGTCCCTACCTCTTGTATTTGTACAATGTGTAAGAGATAGACACATGATATACATGATGTGTGTCCCTACCTCTAGGATATGTACAATGTGTAAGAGGTAGACAAATGATATACACGATGTGTGTCCCTACCTCTAGGATATATACAATGTGTAAGAGATAGACAAATGATATACATGATGTGTGTCCCTACCTCTAGGATATGTACAATGTGTAAGAGATAGACAAATGATACACATGATGTGTGTCCCTACCTCTTGTATATGTACAATGTGCTAGAGATAGACAAATGATATACATGATGTGTGTTCCTACCCCTAGTATATGTACAATGTGTTTGAGATAGACAACTGATATATATGATGTGTGTCCCTACCTCTAGTATATGTACAATGTGTTTGAGATAGACCAGCAGCAGTCCAGTCATGGGCTCAGTCTGGAAGTTGTTCTGTAGATTCTTTAGAAGCTTCTCATAGTGAGCTGAAAGTCAACATTCAGTTATAGTGAAACACATTCATACTGGTAGCTTACTCATTGGTTTGTGTGTATTGTATAATCTGACTTTGTTTAAGATATTGTACAAATGAGATCATtcataattcaaataattttgttttttttattcattttctaCATTGCATCATGAAAGGTATGTTTGTGACATtggaaaaatcaaaaaaaaaaattgcagtgCTATCCAACCAACAATTTCTTAACTCTTAAAATAATgctaattatataattattgaaatgacgaaatgaaatatttttaaatatcttttgtcaattcatataaaataacatattatataataACCAT carries:
- the LOC127866292 gene encoding testis-expressed protein 47-like isoform X2; this translates as MAEPDTMGTEPKTVEDPAPAEGNTGAEGALKGVKLRSKVKKRFTSPKRGKKVEEYDWPKRSYFETRCLVEREEGAKLKNLVHRLVYIGKLKLDLPDRQVVGTHYEKLLKNLQNNFQTEPMTGLLLVYLKHIVHILECSSDMVTQVMRDIVNFQRSSEGFLAGAKILVISHDVPTRLYQGWDFRQLDIQAARMEAYESSEGADRIIIDILGQLLKLGNKLAITPKSSADEKVEQKVKLAAHMCICCDGLGWLALITACILFAQVLL